Proteins from a single region of Haloplanus sp. GDY1:
- a CDS encoding amphi-Trp domain-containing protein → MSDTERTTIRAGREFEQEYRLDASEAGAFLIDLGEQLRDGDELTLGTDEWELPFAFGDPVELEIDFEGVGDPELEVELTLPGRTDEKAPDVE, encoded by the coding sequence ATGTCTGACACCGAGCGAACGACGATCAGAGCCGGCCGCGAGTTCGAACAGGAGTACCGCCTCGACGCGAGCGAAGCGGGGGCGTTCCTGATCGACCTCGGCGAGCAACTCCGCGACGGCGACGAACTGACACTCGGAACCGACGAGTGGGAACTGCCCTTCGCGTTCGGCGACCCCGTCGAACTCGAGATCGACTTCGAGGGCGTCGGCGACCCCGAACTCGAGGTCGAACTGACGCTCCCGGGACGGACCGACGAGAAGGCGCCCGACGTCGAGTAG
- a CDS encoding aryl-sulfate sulfotransferase, with translation MDSRFRPRQAFALALLVLLLASAGSSLAYDPVDDGALGPGTVEREPRNATVVSTQGVHFGGTYDFARPPRLLSIQPDGSLAWQRRSSRENPGWFYDVDPLPNGNLLVVNPRGGTTLVYELDRETRERVWTERLPFRDTHDVDRLDDGRLVVAHMRANVTNGTSGDRVVVWNRSRDEVTWEWRFAEHFPHDTAGGVDDPDWTHVNDVDPVGEDRLLVSPRNFDQVLMLDRTTGEIEWRLGSDGETDVLHAQHNPDYLRGRNGTPTVLVADSENDRVVEYARRGDDWERTWTLTGNLTWPRDADRLPNGNTLVVDSLGHRVIEVTPTGEVVWEFYATWAPYDAERLGTGDGSNGPTTRELNATGTHVVHGGAGESPGAGSRTPDAWLDRVSDGTPVEAPGTHLAAWWGHRAPWFRPVWLSPWGFLAALLAAGVGIAWLATEAYWRWGGRVTAGRRG, from the coding sequence GTGGACAGTCGATTCCGTCCCCGGCAGGCGTTCGCGCTCGCCCTCCTCGTGTTGCTCCTCGCCTCGGCCGGCTCGTCCCTCGCCTACGACCCGGTCGACGACGGCGCGCTCGGTCCCGGGACCGTCGAGCGCGAACCCCGGAACGCGACGGTCGTCAGCACGCAGGGCGTCCACTTCGGTGGCACCTACGACTTCGCGCGTCCGCCACGGCTCCTCTCGATCCAGCCCGACGGCTCGCTCGCGTGGCAGCGCCGGTCGAGTCGCGAGAACCCCGGCTGGTTCTACGACGTCGACCCGCTGCCGAACGGCAATCTGCTGGTGGTGAACCCGCGCGGCGGGACGACGCTCGTCTACGAACTCGACCGCGAGACGCGCGAACGCGTCTGGACCGAGCGACTCCCCTTCCGTGACACCCACGACGTCGACCGCCTCGACGACGGCCGCCTGGTCGTCGCCCACATGCGAGCGAACGTGACGAACGGCACCAGCGGCGACCGGGTCGTCGTCTGGAACCGCTCCCGGGACGAGGTCACGTGGGAGTGGCGGTTCGCGGAACACTTCCCGCACGACACCGCCGGCGGCGTCGACGACCCGGACTGGACCCACGTCAACGACGTCGACCCCGTCGGGGAGGACCGCCTCCTGGTCTCGCCGCGGAACTTCGATCAGGTGCTCATGCTCGACCGCACCACCGGCGAGATCGAGTGGCGCCTCGGGAGCGACGGGGAGACCGACGTCCTGCACGCCCAGCACAACCCCGACTACCTGCGCGGCCGGAACGGCACCCCGACGGTCCTCGTCGCCGACAGCGAGAACGACCGCGTGGTCGAGTACGCCCGCCGCGGCGACGACTGGGAGCGGACGTGGACGCTCACCGGCAACCTGACGTGGCCCCGCGACGCCGACCGCCTGCCGAACGGCAACACGCTCGTCGTCGACAGCCTCGGCCACCGGGTGATCGAGGTGACGCCGACCGGGGAGGTCGTCTGGGAGTTCTACGCCACCTGGGCGCCCTACGACGCCGAGCGACTGGGGACCGGCGACGGGTCGAACGGGCCGACTACCCGGGAACTGAACGCGACGGGAACCCACGTCGTCCACGGTGGCGCGGGCGAGTCCCCCGGCGCGGGGAGCCGAACCCCCGACGCGTGGCTCGACCGGGTCAGCGACGGGACGCCCGTCGAAGCGCCGGGGACCCACCTCGCGGCGTGGTGGGGACACCGGGCGCCGTGGTTCCGCCCCGTCTGGCTGTCGCCCTGGGGGTTCCTCGCGGCCCTCCTCGCCGCCGGCGTCGGCATCGCCTGGTTGGCCACGGAGGCGTACTGGCGGTGGGGCGGGCGGGTCACCGCGGGGCGTCGCGGCTGA
- the aglM gene encoding UDP-glucose 6-dehydrogenase AglM, whose product MKIGIVGSGYVGTTVAACLADFGHDVINVDVDESVVRRLNEGESPISEPGLDDLLDRHAGESLWATTDYEDLATADVVILALPTPANDDGSIDTAYVEAGAESLGAVLPDFESPPTVVVKSTVLPGTTEDVIRPALERESGLRAGEDFSVAVNPEFLREGSAVEDFRNPDKLVFGTADDRALDALEAVYAPLIEDVPVVRTGPREAAMIKYANNAFLATKVSLVNELGNICKEYGVDAYEVADAIGLDDRIGERFLRSGVGWGGSCFPKDLAALVAAARETGYEPALLQAAIDVNDRQPRRMLDLLDDHVDVEGERVAVLGLAFKPGTDDVRNSRAIPIIEGLQERGAEVIAYDPNRGAVDEMRERFPDVEYLASASPTLSGARAALVVTDWPAFADLDLEFDLMSGDVVIDGRRIIERRDGITYEGLTW is encoded by the coding sequence ATGAAGATCGGTATCGTCGGTAGCGGATACGTCGGAACGACCGTCGCGGCCTGTCTCGCGGACTTCGGCCACGACGTGATCAACGTCGACGTCGACGAGTCGGTGGTCAGGCGGCTGAACGAGGGGGAGTCGCCGATCTCCGAACCCGGCCTCGACGACCTGCTCGACCGTCACGCCGGCGAGTCGCTGTGGGCGACCACCGACTACGAGGATCTGGCGACCGCGGACGTCGTCATCCTCGCGCTCCCCACCCCCGCGAACGACGACGGGAGCATCGACACCGCCTACGTCGAGGCGGGCGCCGAGTCGCTCGGGGCGGTCCTCCCCGACTTCGAGTCCCCCCCGACCGTCGTCGTCAAGAGCACGGTCCTCCCGGGCACGACCGAGGACGTGATCCGGCCGGCGCTGGAGCGGGAGTCGGGGCTGCGGGCCGGCGAGGACTTCTCCGTCGCGGTCAACCCGGAGTTCCTGCGCGAGGGGAGCGCCGTCGAGGACTTCCGGAACCCGGACAAACTCGTCTTCGGGACGGCCGACGACCGCGCGCTCGACGCGCTGGAGGCGGTGTACGCCCCGCTGATCGAGGACGTCCCCGTCGTTCGCACCGGCCCCCGCGAGGCCGCGATGATCAAGTACGCCAACAACGCCTTCCTGGCGACGAAGGTCAGCCTCGTCAACGAACTCGGGAACATCTGCAAGGAGTACGGCGTCGACGCCTACGAGGTGGCCGACGCCATCGGCCTCGACGACCGCATCGGGGAGCGGTTCCTCCGGAGCGGGGTCGGCTGGGGGGGAAGCTGCTTCCCGAAGGATCTGGCGGCGCTCGTCGCCGCCGCCCGCGAGACGGGGTACGAGCCCGCCCTCCTGCAGGCCGCAATCGACGTGAACGACCGCCAGCCCCGGCGGATGCTCGACCTGCTTGACGACCACGTCGACGTCGAGGGCGAGCGGGTGGCCGTCCTCGGCCTCGCGTTCAAGCCGGGCACGGACGACGTGCGCAACTCCCGCGCGATTCCGATCATCGAGGGGTTGCAGGAGCGGGGTGCAGAGGTCATCGCCTACGACCCGAACCGGGGCGCCGTCGACGAGATGCGCGAGCGCTTCCCCGACGTGGAGTATCTCGCCTCGGCGTCGCCCACCCTCTCGGGGGCGCGCGCGGCCCTGGTCGTCACCGACTGGCCGGCGTTCGCCGACCTCGACCTGGAGTTCGACCTGATGTCCGGCGACGTGGTGATCGACGGCCGGCGGATAATCGAGCGCCGCGACGGGATCACCTACGAGGGGCTGACCTGGTAG
- a CDS encoding sugar phosphate nucleotidyltransferase, producing MQLDSAVVLAAGEGTRLRPLTKYRPKPLLPAANRPILEYVLDALVDAGVEDLHVVVGYRRDRVQDHVGATYRGRSVTYHVQEKQLGTGHAVLQARNALDSDFLVVNGDEVVTGEMVEAVIDAHTRSDAATLAVVESDRAPEYGAVRLDGDRVVELVERPDDDSYRLLNAGIYAFGPSMLADIETTERRAGELRLTDTLAERIRGENAVRGVRIGGLWSTATYPWDLLTVARDLLAEGLVDEPERRRGVYVDETASVHDDAVLRPPVVVGPDAVVGPGSVIGPDSALGRHTTVGAGAVVEGSVLDIDTRIGPNATVVDAVTGQGAVVGPGATVPGGEADVRVGSMIHENRRLGCVAADRAHVAGGASVAPGTLLGTGVRVGVGAHASGVVPEGTEVRR from the coding sequence ATGCAACTCGACTCCGCGGTGGTCCTCGCGGCTGGGGAGGGGACCCGCCTGCGGCCGCTGACGAAATATCGGCCGAAACCCCTGTTGCCCGCCGCGAACCGCCCGATCCTGGAGTACGTCCTCGACGCGCTGGTCGACGCGGGCGTCGAGGACCTGCACGTCGTCGTCGGCTACCGGCGCGACCGGGTGCAGGACCACGTCGGGGCGACCTACCGCGGTCGCTCCGTCACCTATCACGTACAGGAGAAACAGCTCGGGACGGGCCACGCGGTGTTGCAGGCCCGCAATGCCCTCGACAGCGACTTCCTGGTCGTCAACGGCGACGAGGTGGTGACGGGGGAGATGGTGGAGGCGGTGATCGACGCGCACACGAGAAGCGACGCCGCGACCCTCGCCGTCGTCGAGAGCGACCGGGCCCCGGAGTACGGCGCCGTCCGCCTCGACGGCGACCGGGTGGTCGAACTCGTCGAGCGTCCGGACGACGACTCCTACCGCCTGCTGAACGCCGGCATCTACGCCTTCGGGCCGTCGATGCTGGCCGACATCGAGACGACCGAGCGCCGGGCGGGGGAACTCCGTCTGACGGACACGCTCGCCGAGCGGATCCGGGGGGAGAACGCCGTCCGCGGCGTTCGGATCGGCGGCCTGTGGTCGACCGCCACGTACCCGTGGGACCTGCTGACCGTCGCGCGCGACCTGCTGGCGGAGGGGCTGGTCGACGAGCCCGAACGCCGGCGGGGAGTGTACGTCGACGAGACGGCGAGCGTCCACGACGACGCCGTCCTCCGGCCGCCGGTCGTCGTCGGCCCCGACGCGGTCGTCGGCCCCGGATCGGTGATCGGCCCGGACAGCGCGCTCGGCCGGCACACGACCGTCGGCGCGGGCGCCGTCGTCGAGGGGTCGGTCCTCGACATCGACACACGGATCGGGCCGAACGCGACGGTCGTCGACGCCGTCACCGGACAGGGCGCGGTGGTCGGCCCGGGGGCGACGGTCCCCGGCGGCGAAGCCGATGTTCGCGTCGGGAGCATGATCCACGAGAACCGCCGTCTGGGCTGTGTCGCCGCCGACCGAGCACACGTCGCCGGCGGGGCGAGCGTCGCGCCGGGCACGCTCCTCGGCACCGGCGTGCGCGTCGGCGTCGGCGCGCACGCGAGCGGCGTCGTCCCCGAGGGGACGGAGGTGCGGCGATGA
- a CDS encoding helix-turn-helix domain-containing protein: protein MTEASGTPDGWEFELLASETEDLREFQSACTESGVSITVRTIRRSDVPAETRDGLTDPQREILRLAHDAGYFGVPRETTVSELAAELDVSPQAASKRIRRAVEAVVDHTLRTTRSR, encoded by the coding sequence GTGACCGAGGCCAGCGGCACCCCCGACGGCTGGGAGTTCGAACTGCTCGCGAGCGAGACCGAGGACCTCCGCGAGTTCCAGTCGGCCTGTACGGAGAGCGGCGTCTCGATCACCGTCCGGACGATCCGACGCTCCGACGTCCCCGCCGAGACGCGGGACGGCCTCACCGACCCACAGCGCGAGATCCTCCGACTGGCCCACGACGCGGGCTACTTCGGGGTGCCACGCGAGACCACCGTCTCCGAACTCGCGGCGGAACTGGACGTCTCGCCACAGGCCGCGTCGAAACGGATTCGCCGGGCCGTCGAGGCCGTGGTCGACCACACGCTCCGGACGACCCGGTCCAGGTAA
- a CDS encoding PAS domain-containing protein, protein MSREPSADALSRGLVRALPDRGFVLDADGRFLEVLGDGAVDADPERFLGRTVFDVWPERTAERWLATIRAAVEADAVRTLTYDLSTDGRTRTVEARCAPIPGDDGEPSSVVWAPEEVTSSADPARWLSRLADVVAGGSRPLAERLDSLFDLGCERFGHDVGLLARHDPGADRAAIEYTSAEDGPFAAEERLSLDGAAAEGGRAVSAVDLGDDATVSLGPRIGVDGGPDRTLAFVSTGSRDRSPSDEERLFLELAGRWVTYELGRRVREARERRMAAVFDGTARFMGLLEPDGTLIEANRAALEFGGVDREAVTGRKLWDTYWFSGSEGTRRRAREAVDRAADGEYVRDELTVRGADSETVIDLSIRPVTDEDGTVTLLVSEGRDVTEREEHAARFRALTDANRRLWEAESEAELAEVTVDVVETVLDEGLAVVWSYDESDDELVPLAASDAATALDGSLRADDIDPIADDTTEMAAFRRGETTVVEDYGTAEGTGHPETPLGALLIAPLGEFGQLHVGVHSASGFDDEVRKLLDGLANTVEAALERLSRERKLERSRERLARTEQLATVGGWELDVETEALTWTDGTRRIYGTDDDYEPTLEEAVDFFHPEDRSDVTEALERCRATGAPYELEARLVTATGHERRVEVAGEAIVSDGDVVRLAGAIRDVTDRTHREQQLSVLHRILRHNLRNDLNVVRGFADAIDRELDRLDAAPGSDGAVEQSVDELRTYTDRIRETTEGLVSIGDKANRIRQLITGDSGEDSVCRVSAAVDAAVADVESDHPSVDVDVDDLPEAAVEASLEAVVFVLRELLDNAVVHAESADPDVAVRSERVSADHVALDVVDWGSGIPSDELEALRRDEEAALSHGSGIGLWVVNWLVSSVGGFLDFETTDGRGTAVTVTLPVANDSPDAPTAAVPTRAAGGSGTPTGGGGGA, encoded by the coding sequence ATGAGTCGGGAGCCATCCGCCGACGCGCTGAGCCGCGGGCTCGTCAGAGCGCTCCCCGACCGCGGGTTCGTCCTCGACGCCGACGGCCGGTTCCTCGAGGTCCTCGGCGACGGCGCGGTCGACGCCGATCCGGAGCGGTTCCTCGGTCGGACCGTGTTCGACGTGTGGCCCGAGCGGACGGCCGAGCGATGGCTCGCCACGATCCGGGCGGCGGTCGAGGCGGACGCGGTCCGGACGCTGACGTACGACCTGTCGACCGACGGGCGCACCCGCACCGTCGAGGCGAGATGCGCCCCGATCCCCGGCGACGACGGCGAGCCCTCGTCGGTCGTCTGGGCTCCCGAGGAGGTCACGTCGAGCGCCGACCCCGCGCGGTGGCTCTCCCGACTCGCCGACGTCGTGGCCGGCGGAAGCCGGCCGCTCGCGGAGCGCCTCGACTCGCTGTTCGACCTCGGCTGCGAGCGGTTCGGCCACGACGTCGGCCTCCTCGCCCGGCACGACCCCGGGGCGGATCGGGCGGCGATCGAGTACACCAGCGCCGAGGACGGCCCCTTCGCCGCGGAGGAACGGCTCTCGCTCGACGGCGCCGCCGCGGAGGGCGGCCGTGCCGTGTCGGCGGTCGACCTCGGCGACGACGCGACCGTCTCGCTCGGCCCCCGGATCGGGGTCGACGGCGGTCCGGACCGAACCCTCGCCTTCGTCTCGACCGGCTCCCGCGACCGATCGCCGTCCGACGAGGAGCGTCTCTTCCTCGAACTGGCGGGTCGGTGGGTGACGTACGAACTCGGGCGTCGGGTACGCGAGGCTCGCGAGCGGCGGATGGCGGCGGTCTTCGACGGCACGGCCCGGTTCATGGGGCTGCTCGAGCCGGACGGGACGCTGATCGAGGCCAACCGCGCGGCCCTGGAGTTCGGCGGCGTCGACCGCGAGGCGGTGACCGGCCGGAAGCTGTGGGACACGTACTGGTTCAGCGGCTCCGAGGGGACCCGGCGGCGTGCGCGCGAGGCCGTCGACCGGGCGGCCGACGGCGAGTACGTCCGCGACGAACTCACGGTTCGCGGCGCGGACAGCGAGACCGTCATCGACCTGTCGATCCGTCCGGTCACCGACGAGGACGGGACCGTCACCCTGCTGGTCTCCGAGGGGCGGGACGTCACCGAACGCGAGGAACACGCGGCGCGGTTCCGTGCGCTCACGGACGCCAACCGGCGGCTCTGGGAGGCCGAGTCCGAGGCGGAACTGGCCGAGGTGACCGTCGACGTCGTCGAGACGGTGCTGGACGAGGGGCTGGCGGTCGTGTGGTCGTACGACGAGTCCGACGACGAACTCGTCCCGCTGGCGGCGTCCGACGCCGCGACGGCGCTCGACGGGTCGCTCCGGGCGGACGACATCGACCCCATCGCGGACGACACGACGGAGATGGCGGCCTTCCGGCGGGGCGAGACCACCGTCGTCGAGGACTACGGGACCGCCGAGGGGACCGGCCACCCGGAGACGCCGCTCGGGGCGCTCCTGATCGCGCCACTCGGCGAGTTCGGGCAGTTACACGTCGGCGTCCACTCCGCCTCGGGGTTCGACGACGAGGTCCGGAAGCTACTCGACGGCCTCGCGAACACCGTCGAGGCGGCGCTGGAGCGACTGTCGAGGGAGCGGAAACTCGAACGGAGCCGGGAGCGGCTGGCGCGGACCGAGCAGTTGGCCACCGTCGGCGGGTGGGAACTCGACGTCGAGACTGAGGCGCTGACGTGGACCGACGGCACCCGGCGCATCTACGGGACCGACGACGACTACGAGCCCACCCTCGAGGAGGCCGTCGACTTCTTCCACCCCGAGGACCGGTCGGACGTCACAGAGGCGCTCGAACGGTGTCGGGCGACGGGGGCGCCGTACGAGCTGGAGGCGCGCCTCGTCACCGCGACGGGACACGAGCGGCGGGTCGAGGTGGCCGGCGAGGCCATCGTGTCTGACGGCGACGTGGTCCGTCTGGCCGGGGCCATCCGCGACGTCACCGACCGGACACACCGGGAACAGCAGCTGTCGGTCCTCCATCGCATCCTGCGACACAACCTGCGGAACGACCTCAACGTCGTCCGTGGCTTCGCCGACGCCATCGACCGGGAACTCGACCGCCTCGACGCCGCCCCCGGGAGCGACGGGGCGGTGGAGCAGTCCGTCGACGAACTGCGGACGTACACCGACCGGATCCGGGAGACCACGGAGGGCCTCGTGTCCATCGGGGACAAGGCCAACCGCATCCGGCAACTGATCACCGGCGACTCGGGGGAGGACTCGGTCTGCCGGGTGTCGGCCGCCGTCGACGCCGCCGTGGCCGACGTGGAGTCGGACCACCCGTCGGTCGACGTGGACGTCGACGACCTCCCGGAGGCCGCCGTCGAGGCGTCCCTGGAAGCGGTGGTCTTCGTCCTCCGGGAGTTGCTCGACAACGCCGTCGTCCACGCCGAGTCGGCCGACCCCGACGTCGCGGTGCGGAGCGAGCGGGTGAGCGCCGATCACGTCGCGCTCGACGTCGTCGACTGGGGGTCGGGCATCCCGAGCGACGAACTCGAGGCGCTCCGGCGCGACGAGGAGGCGGCCCTGTCACACGGGAGCGGGATCGGCCTCTGGGTCGTCAACTGGCTCGTGTCGTCGGTCGGGGGATTCCTCGACTTCGAGACGACCGACGGCCGGGGAACGGCCGTCACGGTGACCCTCCCCGTCGCCAACGACTCGCCGGACGCGCCGACGGCGGCCGTCCCCACGCGGGCCGCGGGCGGGAGCGGGACGCCGACGGGGGGTGGCGGCGGTGCGTGA
- a CDS encoding bacterio-opsin activator domain-containing protein, translated as MTVVARFDLPAEEFVLGRVLSDLDDYYAELTQFVPTDEQFIPCVWIEADDLSAVESCLADHPRVGDTTRFDERAGRALYEIEWVAPFDDLLSILMVGTVW; from the coding sequence GTGACGGTCGTGGCGCGGTTCGACCTCCCCGCCGAGGAGTTCGTCCTCGGGCGCGTCCTCTCGGACCTCGACGACTACTACGCGGAACTGACGCAGTTCGTCCCCACGGACGAGCAGTTCATCCCCTGTGTCTGGATCGAGGCCGACGACCTCTCGGCCGTCGAGTCGTGTCTCGCGGACCACCCGCGCGTCGGCGACACGACGCGGTTCGACGAACGGGCCGGCCGCGCGCTCTACGAAATCGAGTGGGTCGCGCCCTTCGACGACCTCCTCTCGATCCTCATGGTCGGGACTGTCTGGTGA
- the ileS gene encoding isoleucine--tRNA ligase: MDDVSDQYAPEDVESSVNDYWDEHDAYEAAKEAHADDPPFFFVDGPPYTSGQMHLGTAWNKTLKDAIIRYKRMEGYDVTDRPGYDMHGLPIEVKVEEELGFDSKKDIEEYGMEAFIEECKSFAERNREKMDEDFQSIGAWMDWEDPYRTVSPEYMEATWWAFKRVHENGLVERGKRAINQCPRCETAIADNEVEYHEIESPSIYVKFPLREREGSLVVWTTTPWTIPANEFVAVDAEMTYRAVEAVKGGETDRLYVADPCVEDVLREGRYEEYEVIEELTGEEMLGWEYDHPLAAEVPDHADGEGTGQVYAADYVEADRTGLVHSAPGHGEVDFERGQELGLEVFSPVAGDGTFTDEAGDYAGQFVRDANDDIIADLEAKGLLLASGTTTHRYGQCWRCDTDIVYLATDQWFITVTDVKDELLENIEDSEWHPDWARDNRFRNFVEDAPDWNVSRQRYWGIPLPVWVPEGDPDPDAEDILVVGTREELADRADQEVDPETVDLHRPSVDPITITEDGTTYERVPDVFDVWIDSSVATWGTLGYPGEADDFEELWPADLIVEAHDQTRGWFWSQLGMGTAALGEIPYEEVVMHGFANDSEGRKMSKSLGNIVTPQEAIDRYGRDPLRAYLLGHDQHGVDLSFEWEGLEETQSTLNIFWNVFRFPLQYMALDGYDPAEASLDDGELTVVDEWVLSRLQSVKAEVDDAWDEYAVHDALNAVLEFVTEDVSRFYVKATRERMWEAADSAGKRGAYATLSTVLDETIRLLAPITPYLTEEMYRTLDGSATTVHQLSYPTVDEARHDPELERNVAVLRAVEEAAANARQQGGRKLRWPVPRIVVETEDEAVASAVRSLSDLLADRVNARSVAVVDAFDELVERADPEMGEIGPAFGGDAQEIMAAVEGRRREDLAADAGEEPYAVTVDGERYGLSEGMVSFRAEPPEDVTGTDFDLTVDDEDRVGGTVYVDTSLTEDIEAEGYARDVVRRIQEMRKRLDLDVDERIRTRVDVADDRVAGFVDERRDLIAEETRTAEFDADADDLTEEWDVEGVAVTIGIERLEAEQRAA, encoded by the coding sequence ATGGACGACGTCAGCGACCAGTACGCCCCCGAGGACGTGGAATCCTCGGTGAACGACTACTGGGACGAGCACGACGCCTACGAGGCGGCCAAGGAGGCCCACGCGGACGATCCGCCCTTCTTCTTCGTCGACGGGCCGCCGTACACGAGCGGGCAGATGCACCTCGGAACGGCGTGGAACAAGACGCTGAAAGACGCCATCATCCGCTACAAGCGGATGGAGGGGTACGACGTGACCGACCGGCCGGGCTACGACATGCACGGCCTCCCCATCGAGGTGAAAGTCGAGGAGGAACTCGGCTTCGACTCGAAGAAGGACATCGAGGAGTACGGGATGGAGGCGTTCATCGAGGAGTGCAAGTCCTTCGCGGAGCGCAACCGGGAGAAGATGGACGAGGACTTCCAGTCCATCGGCGCGTGGATGGACTGGGAGGACCCCTATCGAACCGTTTCGCCGGAGTACATGGAGGCGACGTGGTGGGCGTTCAAGCGGGTCCACGAGAACGGCCTCGTCGAGCGCGGCAAGCGGGCGATCAACCAGTGTCCCCGGTGTGAGACCGCCATCGCCGACAACGAGGTCGAGTACCACGAGATCGAGTCCCCCTCCATCTACGTGAAGTTCCCCCTCCGGGAGCGCGAGGGGTCGCTGGTCGTCTGGACGACGACGCCGTGGACGATTCCGGCCAACGAGTTCGTCGCCGTCGACGCCGAGATGACCTATCGGGCGGTGGAGGCGGTGAAGGGCGGGGAGACCGACCGACTGTACGTCGCCGACCCCTGCGTCGAGGACGTCCTCCGCGAGGGGCGCTACGAGGAGTACGAGGTAATCGAGGAACTGACCGGCGAGGAGATGCTCGGCTGGGAGTACGACCACCCGCTCGCCGCGGAGGTGCCCGACCACGCCGACGGCGAGGGAACCGGGCAGGTGTACGCCGCCGACTACGTGGAGGCGGACCGCACGGGGCTCGTCCACTCCGCGCCCGGGCACGGAGAAGTGGACTTCGAGCGCGGGCAGGAACTCGGGCTGGAGGTGTTCTCCCCCGTCGCCGGCGACGGCACCTTCACCGACGAGGCCGGCGACTACGCCGGCCAGTTCGTCCGCGACGCCAACGACGACATCATCGCCGACCTGGAGGCCAAGGGCCTCCTGCTCGCCTCGGGCACCACCACCCACCGCTACGGGCAGTGCTGGCGCTGCGACACCGACATCGTCTACCTCGCGACCGACCAGTGGTTCATCACCGTCACCGACGTCAAAGACGAGTTGCTCGAGAACATCGAGGACAGCGAGTGGCACCCCGACTGGGCGCGTGACAACCGGTTCCGGAACTTCGTCGAGGACGCCCCCGACTGGAACGTCTCCCGGCAGCGCTACTGGGGCATCCCCCTGCCCGTCTGGGTTCCCGAGGGCGACCCCGATCCCGACGCCGAGGACATCCTCGTCGTCGGGACGCGGGAGGAACTGGCCGACCGTGCGGACCAGGAGGTCGACCCCGAGACGGTCGACCTGCACCGGCCGAGCGTCGACCCCATCACCATCACGGAGGACGGCACCACCTACGAGCGCGTCCCCGACGTGTTCGACGTGTGGATCGACTCCTCGGTGGCGACGTGGGGCACGCTCGGCTACCCCGGCGAGGCGGACGACTTCGAGGAACTCTGGCCCGCGGACCTCATCGTCGAGGCCCACGACCAGACCCGCGGCTGGTTCTGGTCGCAACTGGGGATGGGGACGGCCGCGCTCGGCGAGATCCCCTACGAGGAGGTCGTCATGCACGGCTTCGCCAACGACAGCGAGGGCCGGAAGATGTCGAAGTCCCTCGGCAACATCGTCACGCCCCAGGAGGCCATCGACCGCTACGGGCGCGACCCGCTCCGGGCCTACCTCCTCGGTCACGACCAGCACGGGGTCGACCTCTCCTTCGAGTGGGAGGGCCTGGAGGAGACCCAGTCGACGCTCAACATCTTCTGGAACGTCTTCCGCTTCCCGCTGCAGTACATGGCCCTCGACGGCTACGACCCCGCCGAGGCGAGCCTCGACGACGGCGAGTTGACCGTCGTCGACGAGTGGGTGCTCTCCCGGCTCCAGTCGGTGAAAGCCGAGGTCGACGACGCGTGGGACGAGTACGCCGTCCACGACGCGCTCAACGCCGTCCTCGAGTTCGTCACGGAGGACGTCTCCCGCTTCTACGTCAAGGCGACCCGCGAGCGGATGTGGGAGGCGGCCGACTCGGCCGGCAAGCGCGGCGCCTACGCGACGCTTTCGACCGTGCTGGACGAGACGATCCGGCTGCTCGCGCCGATCACCCCCTACCTCACCGAGGAGATGTACCGGACCCTCGACGGGAGCGCGACGACGGTCCACCAACTGTCCTACCCGACGGTCGACGAGGCCCGCCACGACCCCGAACTGGAGCGGAACGTGGCGGTCCTCCGGGCGGTCGAGGAGGCGGCGGCGAACGCCCGCCAGCAGGGAGGCCGGAAGCTCCGCTGGCCCGTCCCGCGGATCGTCGTCGAGACCGAGGACGAGGCCGTCGCGTCGGCGGTTCGCTCGCTCTCCGACCTGCTCGCCGACCGGGTGAACGCCCGGTCGGTCGCGGTGGTCGACGCCTTCGACGAACTGGTCGAGCGGGCCGACCCCGAGATGGGCGAGATCGGCCCCGCCTTCGGCGGCGACGCCCAGGAGATCATGGCGGCCGTCGAGGGGCGCCGCCGCGAGGACCTGGCGGCAGACGCCGGCGAGGAGCCCTACGCCGTCACCGTCGACGGCGAGCGCTACGGCCTCTCCGAGGGGATGGTGTCGTTCCGCGCGGAACCGCCCGAGGACGTCACCGGGACGGACTTCGACCTGACGGTCGACGACGAGGACCGCGTCGGCGGCACCGTCTACGTCGACACCTCGCTCACCGAGGACATCGAGGCCGAGGGCTACGCCCGGGACGTGGTGCGGCGGATCCAGGAGATGCGCAAGCGCCTCGATCTGGACGTGGACGAGCGCATCCGCACGCGGGTCGACGTCGCCGACGACCGGGTCGCCGGCTTCGTCGACGAGCGGCGCGACCTGATCGCGGAGGAGACCCGGACCGCGGAGTTCGACGCCGACGCCGACGATCTGACCGAGGAGTGGGACGTGGAGGGCGTCGCCGTCACCATCGGCATCGAGCGCCTGGAAGCCGAACAGCGGGCGGCGTAG